Proteins co-encoded in one Sulfurimonas sp. HSL1-2 genomic window:
- a CDS encoding MTH1187 family thiamine-binding protein — translation MFPTSGDCRDGASVSAYVSRIIDMIDRSGLPYQLTPMGTIVETGSVKEALAVVEKAYDVLGEDCERVYSSLKLDIRKGKAGRLKGKIDSVQRELGRDVSH, via the coding sequence ATGTTTCCCACCAGCGGTGACTGCCGGGACGGCGCTTCCGTCTCTGCCTATGTCAGCCGCATCATCGATATGATCGACCGCAGTGGTCTGCCCTATCAGCTGACGCCGATGGGGACCATTGTTGAGACGGGAAGCGTCAAAGAGGCGCTTGCCGTCGTAGAGAAAGCCTACGATGTCCTGGGCGAGGACTGCGAACGGGTCTACTCGTCGCTGAAACTTGATATACGAAAAGGCAAGGCGGGGCGGTTAAAAGGGAAGATCGACTCCGTACAGCGGGAGTTGGGCCGGGACGTCAGCCACTGA
- a CDS encoding c-type cytochrome, with protein MRTLAFTAALLLLAGCNDSPKTQPEATSQAAAPVETPAPAAEPTPAPVAEVADNTSVAPATPVAETAPAAAPAAESAPVAETAPAELFQKCAACHGNHAEKMALNQSAVIGEWESKRIADAIIGYQKGTYGGAMKTLMQNQVKELTPVQVEALSEYIANLYVKTH; from the coding sequence ATGAGAACCCTTGCTTTTACAGCCGCCCTGCTCCTGCTCGCCGGCTGTAACGATTCACCGAAGACACAGCCCGAGGCCACATCCCAAGCCGCAGCCCCCGTTGAAACTCCTGCACCGGCAGCTGAACCGACACCGGCGCCGGTAGCGGAAGTTGCGGACAACACCTCTGTCGCGCCGGCGACGCCTGTTGCCGAAACGGCACCTGCCGCGGCCCCGGCAGCGGAGAGCGCACCCGTCGCCGAAACGGCTCCGGCTGAACTCTTCCAGAAGTGCGCCGCCTGCCACGGCAACCACGCCGAAAAAATGGCACTGAACCAGTCCGCCGTCATCGGCGAATGGGAGAGCAAGCGCATCGCCGACGCCATCATCGGCTACCAGAAAGGCACCTACGGCGGTGCCATGAAGACCCTGATGCAAAACCAGGTCAAAGAGCTGACCCCGGTCCAGGTCGAAGCCCTCTCCGAATACATCGCCAACCTCTACGTCAAAACGCACTGA
- a CDS encoding tetratricopeptide repeat protein, producing MKAVIAALTLLMWTALFAAEGEASTKTSTVNWYKMAASQGNAEAQFYLGVMYSRGAGVTKNDDLAVYWYKKAASQEHAEAQLNLGYMYETGKGVKKNYGEAVQWYQRAADNGSTVAMNNLGIMHMMGLGVKKDSTKAYRYWRKAAQKGNNNAWDNIEKLRRLDPQACLD from the coding sequence ATGAAAGCAGTAATCGCAGCCCTGACACTTCTGATGTGGACGGCGCTCTTCGCGGCCGAAGGGGAAGCGTCGACGAAGACGAGCACGGTCAACTGGTACAAAATGGCCGCCTCGCAGGGAAATGCGGAAGCGCAGTTCTACCTCGGCGTAATGTACAGCCGGGGTGCCGGCGTGACCAAGAACGATGACCTTGCGGTCTACTGGTATAAAAAAGCAGCGTCGCAGGAACATGCGGAGGCGCAGCTGAACCTGGGCTACATGTATGAAACCGGCAAAGGGGTCAAAAAGAATTACGGCGAAGCGGTGCAGTGGTACCAGCGTGCGGCGGACAACGGCAGCACGGTGGCGATGAACAACCTGGGGATCATGCATATGATGGGTCTCGGGGTCAAAAAAGACAGTACCAAAGCCTACCGCTACTGGCGCAAGGCAGCCCAGAAAGGCAACAACAACGCCTGGGACAACATTGAAAAACTGCGCCGCCTCGACCCCCAGGCCTGCCTGGATTGA
- the murC gene encoding UDP-N-acetylmuramate--L-alanine ligase, which translates to MKIHFIGIGGIGISGLAQYMDHKGNTVSGSDIADNRIVKQLRSKGIAITIPHDASAITDQDLVVHSAIIKPTNVEVVAAQEKGIEVLPRREALLRILQDKEVYAVAGAHGKSTTSAILAAIMEGSAIIGAESKAFGSNVRYDDTNERLIFEADESDGSFLNSNPYCAIVTNAEPEHMEYYEYDYERFYDAYRRFIASAAIRVINAEDEFLGTIEGDAIRLYPSRDISEVEYVLHDGEPHTRFRLKELGTFDVWGFGEHIALDAALAILAAAETMPVETVRERILGYRGIKKRFDIIESANGCVLIDDYGHHPTEIAATMASARTYARMLGLETVTAVWQPHKYSRTIDNLEAFSHCFEGVDRLIILPVWAAGEEPRIIDFEGVFAAYSPLLADRVKRRGCGLEVLKEDTMVQQLESGLIIGFGAGDITYQLRGEK; encoded by the coding sequence GTGAAGATCCATTTTATCGGCATCGGGGGGATCGGCATCTCCGGTCTCGCACAGTACATGGACCACAAGGGCAACACGGTCAGCGGCAGCGACATCGCCGACAACCGGATCGTCAAACAGCTCCGCTCCAAAGGGATCGCCATTACCATTCCCCACGACGCGAGCGCGATCACGGACCAGGACCTTGTGGTGCATTCGGCGATCATCAAACCGACCAATGTCGAAGTGGTGGCGGCGCAGGAGAAAGGGATCGAGGTGCTGCCGCGCCGTGAAGCGCTGCTGCGCATTCTCCAGGACAAAGAGGTCTACGCCGTCGCCGGTGCGCACGGCAAAAGTACGACCTCGGCGATTCTCGCGGCGATTATGGAAGGCTCCGCCATCATCGGGGCCGAGTCCAAGGCTTTCGGCTCCAACGTCCGGTACGACGATACGAACGAACGGCTCATTTTCGAAGCGGATGAAAGTGACGGCAGTTTCCTCAACTCCAACCCCTACTGTGCCATCGTGACCAATGCCGAACCGGAGCACATGGAGTATTACGAGTACGATTACGAACGCTTCTATGACGCCTACCGCCGCTTTATCGCGTCGGCCGCGATCCGTGTCATCAACGCGGAAGACGAATTTCTCGGGACGATTGAGGGGGATGCGATCCGGCTTTATCCCAGCCGCGACATCTCCGAGGTCGAATACGTCCTGCACGACGGGGAGCCGCATACGCGTTTCCGCCTGAAAGAGCTGGGGACGTTCGACGTCTGGGGCTTCGGCGAGCATATCGCCCTGGATGCGGCGCTGGCGATCCTCGCCGCGGCAGAGACGATGCCGGTCGAGACGGTGCGTGAGCGCATTCTCGGATACCGGGGGATCAAAAAGCGCTTCGATATCATCGAGAGTGCTAATGGCTGCGTGCTGATCGACGATTACGGCCACCATCCCACGGAGATCGCGGCGACGATGGCATCGGCACGGACCTACGCCCGCATGTTGGGCCTGGAGACGGTGACGGCCGTCTGGCAGCCGCACAAATACTCCCGCACCATCGATAACCTCGAGGCGTTCTCGCACTGCTTCGAAGGGGTGGACCGCCTGATCATCCTGCCGGTATGGGCGGCGGGCGAAGAGCCCCGCATCATCGATTTCGAAGGGGTGTTCGCCGCGTACAGCCCGCTGCTGGCCGACCGGGTCAAACGCCGGGGCTGCGGCTTGGAGGTCCTGAAAGAGGATACAATGGTGCAGCAGCTCGAATCGGGCCTGATCATCGGGTTCGGTGCCGGCGATATCACCTACCAGCTCCGGGGAGAAAAATGA
- a CDS encoding thioesterase family protein → MSHIFSRTFRVDWSDANANGEVHLPTYFRYLIETAWSWGAAVGLGIEDSRKLGLVWVVRETQITLLRPLLPDDEFELTIWLAHWRRVHGTRFFEIVHKASGEVVAQGAQEVVTLNPANMRPKAVPDTIVERLTAPAPRTVPHRPFPTLTIEGNRTIQRRRTVEWQDLDSLEHVNNTRYVAFAEDAVVAALAGFGWGPAELKAQGLALRNRHVHIQYLVPAVWGETLELTMALTALGPEGGEWAVAIARASDHTPVARCVIAWEIFQTAEGSIRPMPEALYRQLTAYVAVPATAPQA, encoded by the coding sequence ATGTCACATATTTTTTCAAGAACGTTCCGGGTCGACTGGTCCGATGCCAATGCCAACGGAGAGGTGCACCTGCCCACCTATTTCCGCTACCTGATCGAAACGGCCTGGTCCTGGGGGGCGGCGGTCGGACTCGGGATCGAGGACAGCCGGAAGCTCGGGCTGGTCTGGGTGGTCCGTGAAACGCAGATCACCCTGCTGCGGCCGCTCCTCCCCGACGACGAATTCGAACTGACCATCTGGCTGGCCCACTGGCGCAGGGTCCACGGGACGCGCTTTTTCGAAATTGTGCATAAGGCGAGCGGGGAGGTTGTCGCGCAGGGGGCACAGGAGGTCGTCACGCTCAACCCGGCGAACATGCGCCCCAAAGCGGTTCCCGATACCATTGTGGAACGTCTGACGGCGCCGGCACCCCGGACGGTTCCGCACCGTCCCTTTCCGACGCTTACCATAGAGGGGAACCGGACGATTCAGCGCCGGCGGACCGTGGAGTGGCAGGACCTGGATTCGCTTGAGCATGTCAACAACACCCGTTACGTCGCCTTTGCCGAAGATGCCGTCGTCGCGGCATTGGCCGGTTTCGGGTGGGGCCCCGCGGAGCTCAAAGCACAGGGATTGGCGCTGCGGAACCGTCATGTCCATATCCAGTACCTGGTACCGGCGGTCTGGGGAGAGACACTGGAGTTGACGATGGCGCTGACGGCATTGGGCCCGGAGGGGGGTGAGTGGGCCGTCGCGATTGCGCGCGCATCCGATCATACCCCTGTTGCCCGGTGCGTCATCGCCTGGGAGATTTTCCAGACAGCCGAGGGGTCAATACGGCCGATGCCGGAGGCACTGTACCGGCAGCTGACGGCGTACGTAGCCGTGCCTGCAACAGCACCGCAGGCATAG
- a CDS encoding Crp/Fnr family transcriptional regulator: MECFPCYRRLGRDSRKLIDAHAGGIRLEGGMELFRQGDRCREILFLTEGNVRVFRQHESGQEITLYFLGAGEQCNVNLNSAFTDTPAIGTAVADGPISGYLFPAGVVKQLYTTEPVYQDYIFALFAKRLECMAGLVEDVRFKKLDDRLLEWLQAQNARCIPITHEKLAAHLGSSREVISRLLKEFEHNGVVTLHRGMIELLQCPEATHFT, from the coding sequence ATGGAATGCTTCCCCTGCTACCGCCGCCTCGGACGTGATTCCAGAAAACTGATCGACGCCCACGCCGGGGGAATCCGGCTTGAGGGAGGCATGGAGCTCTTCCGCCAGGGGGACCGCTGCAGGGAGATCCTTTTTCTCACGGAGGGGAACGTCCGCGTCTTCCGGCAGCATGAGTCGGGACAGGAGATCACCCTCTATTTCCTCGGCGCCGGCGAACAGTGCAACGTGAATCTCAACAGCGCCTTTACCGACACTCCCGCAATCGGAACCGCCGTCGCCGACGGGCCGATCAGCGGTTATCTTTTCCCCGCCGGCGTCGTCAAACAGCTCTATACAACCGAACCCGTCTACCAGGACTATATTTTCGCTCTCTTTGCCAAGCGGCTCGAATGCATGGCGGGGCTGGTCGAGGATGTGCGTTTCAAGAAACTCGACGACCGCCTCCTGGAGTGGCTGCAGGCCCAGAATGCGCGCTGCATCCCCATCACCCACGAAAAACTCGCCGCGCACCTCGGCTCTTCAAGGGAGGTGATCAGCCGCCTGCTCAAAGAGTTCGAACACAACGGGGTCGTCACGCTTCACCGGGGCATGATCGAACTGCTCCAATGCCCCGAAGCTACGCACTTTACTTAA
- a CDS encoding HIT domain-containing protein, which yields MKEILYAPWRTDYISGQTIEGCVFCHISEHAEADAELHVLYRDEHCFVVMNRYPYTPGHFMIIPHVHTDALETLEPEAWLRISALTQQGVRMLKEGFGAQGVNIGMNLGKAGGAGIAEHIHLHLVPRWERDTNFITAVAGTRVYSTDFERIYRRLLELAPRYFV from the coding sequence ATGAAAGAGATTCTTTATGCGCCGTGGCGCACGGACTATATCAGCGGGCAGACTATAGAAGGGTGCGTTTTCTGCCACATCAGCGAACATGCCGAAGCCGACGCCGAACTGCATGTCCTCTATCGCGACGAACACTGTTTTGTCGTCATGAACCGCTACCCCTACACGCCCGGCCATTTCATGATCATCCCCCACGTCCATACGGATGCGCTTGAAACGCTGGAGCCCGAAGCGTGGCTGCGGATCAGCGCCCTGACGCAGCAGGGGGTACGCATGCTCAAAGAAGGGTTCGGCGCACAGGGCGTCAATATCGGCATGAACCTCGGAAAGGCCGGCGGAGCGGGGATTGCAGAGCATATCCACCTGCACCTCGTACCGCGCTGGGAGCGGGATACGAACTTTATTACCGCCGTGGCCGGGACCCGGGTCTATTCGACCGATTTCGAACGGATCTACCGCCGTCTGCTGGAACTGGCTCCGCGCTATTTCGTGTGA
- a CDS encoding succinyldiaminopimelate transaminase, with translation MQFESYPFEKLSALLDPIEPNSAYAPLTLTIGEPQFETPAFIRNALCGSADTLRRYPKTAGEETLNGAMRDFVARRFGVTLANDQLVSSFGTREVLFNFPQYLLFDKPDPVMTFTNPFYQIYEGAAIASRAKVNYLNLDASNGFRPQVDPAVLRASDLVILNFPNNPTSSCLSVEELGEWVKLALEYDFVLLNDECYSEIYPHEAPAGILEASAAVGNTAFKNVLALNSISKRSSAPGLRSGFLAGDATILEGYRQYRTYIGCASPLPLQTAAAAAWADEAHVAEARAVYRENFEMAREILGTEVPEATFYLWLEVDDAIAFTEKLYRDYNLKVLPGEYLARTDINGNNPGKGRIRIALVESPERTRMALERIKEAMNG, from the coding sequence ATGCAGTTTGAATCCTACCCGTTCGAAAAACTGAGTGCCCTGCTCGATCCCATCGAGCCCAACAGTGCCTACGCCCCGCTGACACTGACCATCGGGGAGCCGCAGTTCGAGACCCCCGCCTTTATCCGCAACGCGCTGTGCGGCAGTGCCGATACGCTGCGCCGTTACCCGAAAACGGCGGGCGAAGAGACCCTCAACGGCGCCATGCGCGATTTCGTCGCCCGCCGTTTCGGGGTGACGCTGGCCAACGATCAGCTCGTCTCCAGCTTCGGCACCCGGGAAGTCCTTTTCAATTTCCCGCAGTACCTGCTGTTCGACAAGCCCGATCCGGTCATGACGTTTACGAACCCCTTCTACCAGATCTATGAGGGGGCCGCGATCGCGAGCCGTGCGAAGGTGAACTACCTCAACCTCGATGCTTCCAACGGGTTCAGACCGCAGGTCGACCCGGCGGTGCTGCGGGCCAGCGACCTGGTGATCCTCAATTTCCCGAACAACCCCACCAGCAGCTGTCTCTCCGTCGAAGAGCTCGGCGAATGGGTCAAACTGGCGCTGGAGTACGATTTCGTCCTCCTCAACGACGAGTGCTACAGCGAGATCTATCCGCATGAAGCCCCGGCAGGCATCCTCGAGGCGAGCGCGGCCGTCGGCAATACGGCGTTCAAGAATGTGCTCGCGCTCAACTCCATCTCCAAACGCTCAAGCGCACCGGGGCTGCGCAGCGGCTTCCTTGCCGGGGATGCGACGATCCTTGAAGGGTACCGCCAGTACCGCACCTATATCGGCTGCGCTTCGCCGCTGCCGCTGCAGACGGCCGCGGCGGCGGCCTGGGCGGACGAAGCCCATGTCGCAGAGGCCCGGGCCGTCTACCGCGAGAACTTCGAGATGGCACGGGAGATCCTCGGCACGGAGGTGCCGGAGGCGACCTTCTACCTCTGGCTGGAGGTGGACGATGCCATTGCCTTTACCGAAAAGCTCTACCGCGACTACAACCTGAAGGTTCTGCCGGGCGAATACCTGGCGCGCACCGACATCAACGGCAACAACCCGGGCAAAGGGCGTATCCGCATCGCCCTCGTCGAGAGCCCGGAACGCACGCGCATGGCGCTCGAACGCATCAAGGAGGCGATGAATGGATAA